One window of the Xenopus tropicalis strain Nigerian chromosome 10, UCB_Xtro_10.0, whole genome shotgun sequence genome contains the following:
- the gngt2 gene encoding guanine nucleotide-binding protein G(I)/G(S)/G(O) subunit gamma-T2 produces the protein MAQDMTEKDILKMEVEQLKKEVKTERAPISTSLSEMKTYIESHATEDPLIKGVPDDRNPFKEKGGCSIS, from the exons ATGGCTCAAGATATGACGGAGAAGGATATACTGAAGATGGAAGTGGAACAGCTAAAGAAAGAAGTCAAAACAGAGAGGGCACCG ATTTCAACATCTTTATCAGAAATGAAGACTTATATTGAATCTCATGCGACAGAAGATCCTTTGATAAAAGGAGTTCCAGATGATAGGAACCCCTTTAAGGAGAAAGGCGGATGCTCCATATCTTGA